The proteins below are encoded in one region of Phaseolus vulgaris cultivar G19833 chromosome 1, P. vulgaris v2.0, whole genome shotgun sequence:
- the LOC137814282 gene encoding bet1-like SNARE 1-1 isoform X1 produces MNARRDNRNNRVSLFDGIEEGGIRAQSVYSSSHEIDEHDNEQALDGLQDRVNLLKRLSGDINEEVDSHNRMLDRMGNDMDSSRGVLSGTMDKFKMVFETKSSRRMFSLVASFVVIFLIIYYLTK; encoded by the exons ATGAATGCTAGACG AGACAACCGTAACAATAGAGTTTCCCTTTTTGATGGTATCGAGGAGGGTGGCATCAGAGCACAATCTGTTTACTCATCTTCTCATGAAATTGATGAACATGATAACGAGCAGGCATTGGATGGACTGCAAGATAGAGTCAATCTGCTGAAAAGA TTATCAGGTGATATCAACGAGGAAGTGGATAGCCATAACCGCATGCTGGATCGAATG GGGAATGATATGGATTCATCAAGAGGAGTCCTTTCGGGCACTATGGACAAATTTAAAATG GTATTTGAGACTAAATCCAGCCGGAGAATGTTTTCGCTTGTAGCATCCTTTGTTGtgatttttcttataatatactATCTCACTAAGTAA
- the LOC137814277 gene encoding deoxyhypusine hydroxylase, with the protein MDSSNDVALVSSEMEKFLCELLLDSSQPISERFRALFSLRNLKGPAPRDALILATRDSSNLLAHEAAFALGQMQELEAIPALASVLNDLSLHPIVRHEAAEALGAIGSEGNVPLLKNSLDSDPAEEVRETCELALQRIQHLKDAGNTDELAATEISPFKSVDPAAPATSCTSVPQLREVLLDEEKGMHERYAALFALRNDGGNEAVAAIIDSLSSKSALLRHEVAYVLGQLQDKAASAALSNILKDVNEHPMVRHEAAEALGSIADDQSVALLEEFTADPEPLVSQSCQVALSMLEFERSGQSFEFLFMRTPTVH; encoded by the exons ATGGATTCGTCAAACGACGTCGCTTTGGTTTCCTCGGAGATGGAGAAGTTCCTGTGCGAGTTGTTGCTGGATTCCTCTCAGCCAATTTCCGAGCGCTTCAGAGCACTCTTCTCTCTCCGCAACCTCAAAGGCCCCGCCCCTCGCGACGCCCTTATTCTCG CCACAAGGGATTCGTCGAATTTGTTGGCGCACGAAGCTGCTTTTGCGTTGGGTCAAATGCAGGAATTGGAAGCCATTCCTGCTTTGGCTTCAGTTCTGAATGATCTTTCTTTGCATCCCATTGTTCGCCATGAG GCAGCTGAGGCGCTGGGTGCTATTGGTTCAGAAGGTAATGTTCCTCTACTGAAGAATAGTTTGGATTCGGATCCGGCAGAGGAGGTTCGAGAAACGTGTGAGTTGGCTCTTCAACGAATTCAGCATTTGAAAGATGCCGGTAATACTGATGAATTGGCTGCAACTGAAATATCGCCTTTTAAGTCTGTTGATCCAGCCGCGCCAGCGACCTCTTGTACTTCTGTTCCACAACTGAG GGAAGTACTTCTTGATGAAGAAAAAGGGATGCATGAGCGCTATGCAGCTCTTTTTGCACTTCGCAATGATGGTGGAAATGAAGCTGTTGCTGCTATTATTGATTCCTTGAGCTCGAAAAGTGCTCTACTGCGCCATGAG GTTGCATATGTTTTGGGTCAATTGCAAGACAAAGCTGCTTCTGCTGCTCTATCCAATATACTTAAAGATGTGAATGAGCACCCAATGGTTAGACATGAGGCTGCTGAAGCTCTTGGTTCAATTGCAG ATGATCAAAGTGTAGCTCTTCTTGAGGAGTTTACGGCAGATCCAGAGCCTCTTGTCTCACAAAGTTGTCAAGTTGCACTAAGCATGCTAGAATTTGAACGATCAGGGCAATCATTCGAG TTCTTGTTCATGCGCACTCCAACTGTGCATTAA
- the LOC137814282 gene encoding bet1-like SNARE 1-1 isoform X2: MNARRDNRNNRVSLFDGIEEGGIRAQSVYSSSHEIDEHDNEQALDGLQDRVNLLKRLSGDINEEVDSHNRMLDRMGNDMDSSRGVLSGTMDKFKMVLNKTGTECKD, from the exons ATGAATGCTAGACG AGACAACCGTAACAATAGAGTTTCCCTTTTTGATGGTATCGAGGAGGGTGGCATCAGAGCACAATCTGTTTACTCATCTTCTCATGAAATTGATGAACATGATAACGAGCAGGCATTGGATGGACTGCAAGATAGAGTCAATCTGCTGAAAAGA TTATCAGGTGATATCAACGAGGAAGTGGATAGCCATAACCGCATGCTGGATCGAATG GGGAATGATATGGATTCATCAAGAGGAGTCCTTTCGGGCACTATGGACAAATTTAAAATG GTACTGAATAAAACAGGTACTGAATGCAAAGACTAA
- the LOC137816049 gene encoding pentatricopeptide repeat-containing protein At1g06140, mitochondrial has translation MSSAPLILSSNPFKTFNALLSCPKFLSLAQQLHAQVIINGLYREVFYGSNITNAYVQSGSLPLATKAFDQITGKNLHSWNTIISGYSKGCLYDYVLKLFRDLRSDGNAVDSFNLVFAIKASQRLMFFHNGRLLHCLAIKYGLEGDLFIVPALLEMYAELGSLNDAHKLFERYSYRSSVMWGFMIKGYLKVSQEPRVFELLSNMTNYFDFQWDVFTMEGLVRACANVLAEREGKASHAVCIKNNLLVNVCLLTSVIDMYMKCGFTHYAFRLFEKANDHKDVVLWSALINGCAKKGKFFEALSMFKRMLENSTAPNQVTLSGVILACSGVGSLKQGKSVHGFVIRNMVELDVVNYTSLVDMYSKCGCVKTAHRIFCMMPVKSVVSWTAMINGYAIHGLYLEALSTFYQMTQNACVISGKHVPNSVTFTSVLSACSHSGMVQEGFQIFNSMKDYGFSPTEEHCACMVGIFARADQFDAALSFLSDMPIKPGLNAWGTLLRACRFHKRVELAEEIANKLSLLEPKNDFSWQASLADMYTDGIEKMIMAEEGLNKSLGFSSIEVRNKLCVFSSNDTLAFTSPDISHTWNSLSREMRENALL, from the coding sequence ATGAGTAGTGCACCCCTCATTTTATCAAGCAACCCTTTCAAAACCTTTAATGCCCTTTTATCCTGCCCTAAGTTCCTCTCTTTGGCTCAGCAACTTCACGCTCAGGTCATCATCAACGGGCTTTACAGGGAGGTTTTCTATGGTTCCAACATCACCAATGCTTATGTCCAATCGGGTTCTCTTCCACTTGCCACAAAAGCCTTTGATCAGATCACTGGAAAGAATCTTCACTCTTGGAACACCATCATCTCCGGTTACTCAAAAGGCTGTCTCTACGATTATGTTTTAAAGCTTTTCCGAGACTTACGAAGTGACGGCAATGCAGTTGATAGCTTCAACTTGGTGTTTGCCATTAAAGCAAGTCAGAGGTTGATGTTTTTTCATAATGGGAGATTGCTTCATTGCTTGGCCATCAAATATGGGTTGGAAGGAGACCTGTTTATCGTGCCAGCACTTTTGGAAATGTATGCTGAGTTGGGTTCTCTGAATGATGCCCACAAGCTGTTTGAACGATATTCTTACAGAAGCTCCGTTATGTGGGGTTTTATGATAAAGGGGTATTTGAAAGTTTCACAAGAACCCCGTGTTTTTGAGCTACTCTCTAATATGACTAACTATTTTGATTTCCAATGGGATGTTTTCACAATGGAAGGCTTAGTTCGAGCTTGTGCAAACGTCTTGGCTGAGAGAGAAGGGAAAGCATCTCATGCTGTATGTATAAAGAACAATCTTTTGGTGAATGTCTGCTTGCTGACATCTGTTATAGATATGTATATGAAATGTGGCTTTACTCATTATGCATTTAGGTTGTTTGAAAAAGCTAATGATCACAAGGATGTGGTTCTATGGAGCGCTTTAATCAATGGGTGTGCCAAAAAAGGGAAATTTTTTGAAGCTTTGTCCATGTTCAAAAGGATGCTGGAAAACTCAACTGCACCAAATCAGGTGACACTGTCTGGCGTGATTCTAGCTTGCTCTGGTGTGGGGTCTTTGAAACAAGGAAAAAGTGTGCACGGCTTTGTGATTAGAAACATGGTTGAATTGGATGTGGTGAATTATACCTCTCTTGTGGACATGTATTCTAAATGCGGGTGTGTCAAAACTGCTCACAGAATCTTCTGTATGATGCCGGTAAAAAGTGTTGTCTCTTGGACTGCAATGATAAATGGATACGCAATACATGGCTTGTATTTGGAAGCCCTTTCCACTTTTTATCAAATGACACAGAATGCGTGTGTTATATCAGGAAAGCATGTGCCCAACTCAGTTACATTTACTTCAGTTCTATCAGCTTGCAGTCACTCTGGAATGGTTCAGGAGGGGTTTCAGATCTTTAATTCTATGAAAGATTATGGCTTTTCTCCAACTGAGGAACACTGTGCCTGCATGGTAGGTATTTTCGCTAGAGCTGATCAATTTGATGCAGCATTATCCTTTCTATCAGACATGCCCATAAAACCTGGTCTTAATGCCTGGGGGACTTTGTTACGTGCATGTAGATTCCATAAACGTGTTGAACTTGCTGAAGAAATAGCAAACAAGCTTTCACTTTTAGAGCCTAAGAATGATTTCTCCTGGCAAGCTTCACTGGCAGACATGTATACTGACGGGATAGAAAAGATGATAATGGCTGAAGAGGGGCTTAATAAGAGTCTTGGCTTTTCCTCAATTGAAGTCAGGAATAAGTTATGTGTATTTAGTTCCAATGATACACTTGCATTCACAAGCCCAGATATCAGTCATACTTGGAATTCTCTCAGTAGAGAAATGAGAGAAAATGCCTTGTTATGA